The window TAGGCGCTTGCATTGCCGTGAAATTAAGACAAAAAGCCGGCACATCGCGTTTCctgcttctctctccctctctctctctctctctctctctctctctctctctctagattCACGCTTCGAGTATAGGTATGcacgtatctatgtacgtatctatgtacgtacgtgtatgtacgtttgtGGCCTTGTCAACACCCACAACGTGGACGACGATGGAGTTATTGGGTGCGAGAGATGCTATGGATCGATGAACGCAAACGGTCCGTTTCCCATAGTTCTATACATGTGTATGCGCGTGTgtcacacactctctctctctctctctctctctctctctctctctctctctctctctctctctctctctctctctcgctcatgCTCGATGAAGAATCTTCTTTCGAACGTTTTCCGAGACATCGAAATACGATAAAGACTctcgatattttcaatgagtcttttcgttttttcttttttccccatGAAAGAACGCTAAGATATCCTTGTgcaaagatgtatatatatatatatatatatatatatatatatatatatatatggtacgTGTAGATAAGTGGCTTTAATTAGACCACTCGCAACCACTTCCCATCGACGATCTCGAAATTGTAATCGTTAGAAACGTTACCTCGAGTATTACCCTTACGGGAAAAATCTCTCTCGAGTCTGTCTGCCTATCTATCAAAGTATCATCGAGTGTTTACTCGAAACAAAAAAACCCTTTATCCATGGGATCCCGCGAGGAAGTATTTGCGATAGTTAAAAATCCTTCGACGGATATCAGACGATAACGCAATTAGGTATCTACCGAATAAACGGACTCTCGacgaaatattaagaaaaaaaggaagaaaaaagagaaagaaaaaagaaagaacaagatgCTTCCCAATTCGAGTAACGGATCGTTCGTTCTTAAGCTCGGTCTCTCTAAACATTGGCGAGCACGAACGCGAATTTGCGGTTCCGCATGCGGCACGATACAATATGTAGTCGTGGCCTCCTGCCACGGTTTTCGGAGGTGCTATCGGACACGTGGTCGGCGGCTCGCGGTTcgcataaataatatcaaagcACGCCAGAGCCTAGACTCATTAAATAGTAGCTGAATCTCGTAATACTCACGTAATGCGGCTGAAATGAGAAATGAGTAATGGGGTCAGAACGTAGCAGAAGCCACGAGGAAGTTCGGTATTGCCGAGAGTATAATCCCTTCCTAATGACGTGCCCATTTTTAGCTTTAATACAGCTGACACGCAGTAACGATGAACATATCCGCACGTTTCCGCGTATTTCCTGCAGGGATTAGCGGACTTTGCGAGCGGAATAATGCGCGTGTACGCGAAAGACGTACGAAGGGAACTAAAGATCGTAACTTCTCTCGTTCCGttagtttttctctctctctctctctcgcgcgcgcccGCGCGCGCGCGGATTCTTTATACCTAACGtaaatctttataaatctTCTCACGCGTTCgccttcgttctttctcaaaATCCCGTTAATTTCGCTGTGGTCACGACGTAGCACTTTTCTCGCCATTTTTCAAACTTCCCTCTACCGTCTCGGATTCTTTAACACtaacgtttcttttcatttttcttattgcaGATTTACGGACGGAGCAGTAGCGGGAAGAACGGATTACGTTTGCTTTTATTGGCCTGCCTGATCGTAATGAGCAACGCTGGATTTTGTCCCAACGGTTGCACTTGCGACGACGATACCCTCGTCGTGTCGTGCGTGGGTGCCAGCTTGGAGGTTATACCGATCGCTCTTAATCCGAGCATACAACGATTGGTATTGAAAGAGAATCGAATAAAGACGGTCGAGGCCGCTGTATTTCAATTTTACGGCGACCTCAAGAACGTCGACCTTTCGAGCAATCATCTGTTCAACATTCCAGACGGTAGCTTCGAGGCGCAGAAACAAGTGGTGGAGTTGCATTTGAAGCACAACAAGATCTCGGCGCTGACGGAGAAGACGTTTCAAGGCTTAAAGTCTTTGACGGTGCTGAATTTGCGCGACAATTACTTGGAAAGCCTTAAGAACGGGCTCTTCGCGTCCCTACAAAAGTTGGAGGAACTCGATCTCGGTCAGAATCGAATCTCCAAGGTGGAGCCCAACGCCTTTCAGAAGCTCGGCACCCTGAGAGTCCTGTATCTAGACGACAATCAACTGAGAACGATACCGTCGCCCGCGCTGGCGCCATTGAACGCCCTTGCCGAACTTCACATAGGTTGGAACGCGTTTTCGACCTTGCCGGACGACGCTTTCAAAGGGCTCGAACAACTGACCATTCTGGACGTTATGGGCGCCGGTCTGGACAACATCAGCGACGGCGCCTTCCGAGGTCTCAACGCTTTACGTACTTTGAAACTTGGCGGGAACAAGTTGCGCGAAGTACCGACAAAGCAACTCGCGGTGCTACCACGGCTCGAGGAACTCACCCTCGGTCAGAACTTCTTTACCATTCTGAGATCGGGGGCCTTTCAGGGTCTCTCGAAACTCAAGAAGCTCGACATCTCCGGCTCGAAGCTCTTGACCACCGTGGAACGCGGTGCCTTTTCGGACAATGCCAACTTGGAGAGTCTCGTGTTGAACAGCAACAAGCGTTTAGCCACGATGGAGGACGGTTCCTTGGCGGGCTTGCCGAATCTGCGACACCTCATGTTACGGGATAACGCGTTCACGAGCTTTTCCGAGTCCCTGGTCGCTTGGAACGAGCTACGTAGATTGGATCTGAGCGAGAACCCGATCGTATGCGACTGCAGTCTGATGTGGTTGGCCGAGGTGCTCGTGCCGCGAAACTCCAGTCCCGTGATATGCGCCGAGCCGGCGGAATCCAAAGGGAAATCGATCAAGGGTATGACGCCGGACGAGCTGGGTTGCGCCTTCTCGGATCCTCGTAAGCAGGCCCTCCTGGCGACTCTGTGCGCGGGTGGTCTCGCCCTCTTTACGGGCCTAGCACTGATACTTTATTACAGATGTCGAAGACGCGTCAGGGACGCTTTGAAGGATTACAAGTGGAAGAATCGCGGTATTTCGAGGAAGGAACACGAGTACCAAAAGACCTTCTCCGACGACGAGTACATCGTCAGATCGGCCCAcgctcatcatcatcatcatcatcaccaaaCGCAGAATCAACCTATACCGcctcaccatcatcatcatcatctgcaacagcaacaacaacagcagcaccagctgcaacagcagcaacagcagcagcaacagcagcagcaacagcacgGGCAGATGACGGTGGGGATGAAGCCGATACCCGTGACGGAACTGTAGCTAGAACTTCGGGCGGCGAGCCCCGGCACCGGAGGTGTTTGGTTCTTGCCCCACGGTAGTACCACGCTCGCCGAGGGCTTCACCTACATCGACGGTGAGACGGCGCGTCAAATGCGTCGTCCGGGAACGCTGCCCGCGTCGAGCGGTCATCATCATCGCTCTAGCGgcggaggagggggagggggaggaggaggaggaggaggaggcggtggcggtggcggagGAGGCGGAGGCGGTGGGCCAGGTGGAATGTCAGTCGAGGAGAGCTCATCGTCCTTGAACGGTACCGGTGATGATCGTGCCGTCGCCGGAAGCGGTTCTACCGTTCCCGGTGCTTCCGGTAGCGGCAATAACGGCAGCACCGGTAGATCGCATTATTCCAATCTCTCGCTACGCCGTACGCCACAGCCGCCTCAGCTGCCGTCGAGGGGCAACGATTGCATCGATAGGATGCACGGCGAGTCGAGGATTCAGAACGGAATACCCGGACACCATCCACCCCCGCCTCTACCCTCGAGGCACCAATCCACTTGCTCCCAATCCTCTTATCCGACGCTGCCCGTTAACGGACACGGAGCTCATCACTATCATCACTATCCCCGTGAGCGTGACAAGGATAGATCGTCGACGCGCGAGAGGAATAATCGTGACAGGGATGGTGGTGCAGGCGGAGGCGGAGGCGgaggcggaggaggaggagggctTCGTGCCGACAAACATCGCGAGGCACAACTCGAGATGGAACTTCACGATGGTCTCGATGTTGCTGGCATTGGAACTTATCGAGCGTAAATAACGAGGAACGACGTTGAAGTTTAAAAATCTCTTACAAAATTGACATCGTTCTTGTGACACCGTCGAATTAaaccaaccgaccgaccgaccgaccgaccgaccgacctaCCGACGAtgtattaaaaacttttccaTTGGCCGATACGACGGACGTAAAGGACGATAATAATCTCATTGAGATTCGCAAGTCTTGCTCCGTTGTTGCCTTGGTGCGCGATAGACGCGATCTTGACGTAACACAACTATGGAAATGCGTCCGACGTCGGAGATACCACGAGTTTCGTGGATGATGGGAGTGCCAGGGAAACCCCCTTtgaccctttctctctctccccctcgcacgcacacgcgcacacacacacacacacacactctctctctctctctctctctctctctctctctttatcgtgCACAGCccaacgaaagagaaatcgtaCCGAGGGTACGAACCACGTACCGccgttttaaatattctacGAATTTTATCCCAACCACGAACATCCACtacaaaaagggaaaaatgaaaacagcTATTCTTCTTTCGACTACCAATTAACGAAAAATCGTCGGTTTTGAGAAACGAAAGACTAGTGCGCGCTATCGAGTGTCGGTAAACAGGTCGATTGGAATCGTAGATTTGGAACGTCGATGATGACTGAAAAATCTCAATGATACGCACGTGATTTTAAGGAATCGAGAGGTATCGACAAGATGACTCGTGTGAATCAAAATACGaagaatcatcgatcgatcgatcaggATCCACCGAACGATGCTTCGACGAGAAtgtagaaaatgagaaagagagaaaaaatgagagagggagagagagacaggaagggagagagagagagagagagagatagatctTCATCCGTAGACGTAACATGCGTGTCTTTAGGATAGGGTTTAGGGTCTCGAAAATAGGGTCGACGACGCGTTTTTTCTCGCGTTTCGGCTTCTAAAGTGTAGGATCGACGTCTGTATCAtaaaaaagggacaaaaagagagacgatcgTCTCTCTTCACTATAATAGCGCATCgcaattatatacatacatataaatatacatgtatacataaaaatatataggtatatatatattctaaacggtcgaattattttctaaataaaaacaCCAATGTATAGAGGTACGACGGAGAACTTTAGTGCGGCTAGTGTTCGCGACGTAAGACGAGGGGatgtaatttaaaaactttGGATACGTTTTTGCCAGAACGAaccaaaatgatatttaaaaataataataattataattataattataataataattaaagacaaaacgaataaacgaaaaaataaaatcaaacgttCAAACGGCAGAAATACGTATCCCAATCATTTTACCTTCTGTCCCTCGATCGAGAttgaatatcgaaataaagaaaaaacaagagagagagagaaggaagaaataaatgaatgaacaaataaaagaagctAGGTACAGAAGggatatttatcaaaatggtGGAAAAATGTTCGAGACAGTGAATAAATACGCTCGTCGAATTTTATTAGGCGacacttctttccttttagtGCTCGTTGTACGATGATCTATATGACGTTGATCTGGAGAAAAAATTCCGTTCGAAAttgatctataaataataagcgcaaatttttatatagttatattatattattattattattattatatatataatatataactatacaaaaatatatatgtatagctatgtattttattcgtcttatttatttcgtgaAACGGACGACCTTTTCCTTTGCATCGAAATTGCAGCTGAgacgattgatcgatcgtttttcgagtcatatcaataataaaaagaattctcgTACTAACCGTTTCGcgtttagaaaagaaaataaaaaacagataaatgaataaatagaaaaaatgatcgaacataataaaatgtaaaagtctggaacaaaaattttccttttcgagaTCGCACGATACGTAAATACAGATACGCGGACACGTagacacgtacacacatatcaTGATTCATTGATAAACCAAAGCAGATACACGCTTTGATAGATCCATGcaaaagagggggagagacgGGGTAGAAATTTGTCAAGTTTCGAATTATACTCGTTGGAAGTTTCGTGCTCCGTGAAAGGTAGACTCAAGAGAGGACTTCTTGGAAGATCCAATGATCCTCGATGCATCGTCTGTTCGTGTCCTTCTTCCTTAGAAAAGGTACGAGTTTTCGCCGGAAGCTCCGTGACGAGTTCTCAACCTTTCTGTATTAAAATGCACCGGGTGCGGTCGACTTTAAGTTAGTTAGTTTTCAAGCACGGTAAtcgttaagagagaaaaagagagagagagagagagagagagagagagagagagagagagacgaaagagaaagagagaaacacaaaCGCGAACGCTTTGCTCGTGTacgcaagaaagagaaaggaaaaaaaggatgatGAAAGatggacgaagagagagagagagagagagagagagagagagagagagagagagagagagaagagactgAGCCGGTGCAACCACTCGCCAGTAGAAAGATGTACTTTGCGGAACGAGATTATTTTTCCGCTCGAGTGTACCCAGTGGAATTCCACGGTCACCCTGCCTGAGAAAGGTGACTGCACTTTGAATCGACTCGCGTTCTGCCGTTATGCAGGGCGTGGAGCACCGGAATTTCAACTTTGTAGAAGGGAGATCTATGGCGTCCTCGAAAAACGATATTACGGGATGCTACGAGTCTACTCATTGCTCTTCTTCGACAATTTtccttctactacttcttcttcttcttcttcttatttctctttttgttgttctttttatttcttttttttttttattcatcttttcgtttcttttcttttcttttcttttctgatacGAAAAACTACGAACAACTTGGCAAGATTTCACcctttcaagaaaaaaagatatatatatatatatatatatatatatatatatatatatataatctctcaGTAACTGTTAACCTTTGCAACTTGTTCACAAAGTTGATTCAACGATATCAAAGCTCAAAGGTCGTCCGTATTTCTTATCGACGCTTTTACCcaggtacatatattatatatcgatgcAATTCGACGTAAGCGACGTGcgatattatgtaaataaatattattttcgattgcAATTGTcatattttcgttcgatatgTAATTAAACATCGTCGTGACGATTAAACGattccaaaattattttcgtccGCGCTAACGACGATAATTTATCGACTTTGATTATCttcgatatacgatataaatataatacattcctTTGCCGATTATCCAggcatcttttttattatattttcgataataatatgtaagaGATTGTACGAAGggatattaaaatgtaaaacgtAAGCCTGTATAaacaaatcaataaaaaaaacgaacgaacgaaggaacaaaaaaaaaggagaaaaaaccATTCAAATTACAAGATATCTATGGTgttaatagaaagagagagaaagagagagaacatgtcattttcttacgatcaaaaagaaaaagatacaaatttCAAAGGGTGAATTAATCAAACGCGTTAAGACGCAAATAATTCTTGGATTGATCCGAGAAACCGATGGAAGACGTTTGAATTCCAATGAGACTTTTAACCTCTTGCCGTAACAATTCGAAGAATGTACTTTGATGTACAAACAAGTACGTGTTAAACATGAAATATCATTGTCGAAGTTTATGattaaaaagtgaaatatCTAATACTAACTAAGAGATATCTATCCGTGATACGCAATGATAAAAGCTAATAATTCGAACGTCTTTGGAATTTTAAACGCGTTATGCGCATgcgtaaaaaaagagagagagagagagagagagagagaaagagagatgaaaattgaaaaaggaattttggagtaaaaaaaaatgaaaaaaaaaaaatcgattggcACGCCGCAGGAGAGAAGGGATGGTCGTATTACAAAGGAtacgttaaaatttttaaaaagggaATCAATTTGATCGCAAACAAGAGAgaccgagaaaaaaaagagatagatagagatagagagagaggggagagagagagaagattattCCGTTTATCTCGCAAAGcttgtaaattatttcttgtaaAACCAACGATAACATGGTAGCACCgaatatacacacaaatacacatcAATGAGAAATGAAAGCTTCTTTCACGTACGTGTCAGAGCTTTTATCGTCGAATGAGAACAGAACGGAACAGAGCCTGGCTCGATCAAAGGGGTAAAACACAAATACATAAActcgatctatatatatgtacgtatatgctGAAAACAAAACCGTGCATCTTCcgattattcctttttttatttgtttatattttttatttttttattccttttttctttctttttttttttttttaattttttctcctcttttcttttcttgttttatccttcttctttttttctttttgtcaatTCTTGCTTGACAATAtgcgaaaataaaagtaagaagaagataaaatagaaaacgcAATTGTTCGTATCTCTTCAATGTTCCGTTTCGTAACTGAAGTGTCGTTGTACGCCGTACCAAATCGACTCAATTTGTTTAGAATTTTAGTCAAATTGCAACGACAAAATACTCGATCCTGActcttaatatttcatatttaaaataaatttagtttAATAATCGGGCTTGACGTcgcaaaaatgataaaaaattgttgttctcgttaaataaaagataacgtACGATTTAGGTATATAACTTCATcagttttctttatatttttcgtttagtAAAGTTAATCGATTTGACAAAACGAACGGCTcgattgtctctctctctctctctctctctctctctctctctctctctctctctctctctctccctctctcttttccttctaaaatgaaaaacgaaaagagaagttGGATCTGAGTAGTCTGTAAGAaacgaaatgatatttttgaaagaatacGAGTTCTgttacgtattattattaatatcaacgGAATATATGCAGCTCGAATCGGAAACTTTATAATTGGTCGGAAaacaagataaagaaaaatgatgaagTTTCGAGAAGAGATATCGAAAGGGACTTTACGAATCGATTTTTCCAATAACTTTTTACTCTTCGGTGTGTCCTATTgtaaacagagaaaagaaaaaaagaacagaaataattaaaaaaaaaaaaaaaaaaaaagaaagagagagagagagagagagaagaaaaagaaaaagtagaagaacaggagagaaaaaaaaaattacaaaggaGGAGTTTCGTTTCTacaggaggaaaaaagagacagaaggaaagagagagaaaaaaaaagcaggataaaaaaaaaacgatgacCGACACATTTACGTAGCGTGtctgtaattaatatattgtaaatgtcCGAGATGTGTCAAGTATCATATAGATAGTTCAAGagagtattattattagccTTCCGGCGAGATAAtggttacgaaaaaaaaagaaaaaaaaaaaaacatgtatattttacgatatgaCTGTCATACTTAATAAATgaggaagcaaaaaaaaaaataaaggaaaaaagaaaaagagagaggaaaaaaagaatattgaaatGTAACGAATCAGCTAGTCAGAAATAATgcgaaaagaacgaagatgaagaaggaataaatagaaggagagaaagagagatagaaatataatgtGTAGAATACGATCGAGATAATTTAATCGtcatagatattaaattattgtacAAAATTGAATGCCGGTAGCACGTAAGggcctatatatacatatatatacatatatatatatatttttttttcctttttgtttttctatcgattatgttatatatatatatatatatatatatataacatatatatatatatcatatatatatatatatatatatatatatatatatatatatgaaaagcGAAGCGCGATTTAGCGTCAAATATCGTAATATCTATGCACACGACGATTTATCCACGTTCCTTTGGCGCGtatcgaagataaaataagagTCCTGGCCTCCCTCCATAGTAGATTCTACGAACTTATCGAGCATCgttgcgagaaagaaaaaaagaaagaaagaatgaaagagagagagagagagagagagagagagagaaagagaatttccaAGAGCTTTGCCTCCAACATATTGTATCACACTTTATGCGTAATTTCGAGTCGCGAAATATTCCCGTAAGATTCCCCATAAGAATCGTATTGCGACTTACCAATCGAATCCCGAATACATAGGACTTATCTCTCGCGAAGACGTTCTCCATAAAGTCCGAAACCGTTCGAGATTCGAGAACTGCAACACGCTATCATCttcttatatgtatgtattgtatgtttgtatgtatgtatggatggatggatggatggatggatgtatgtattacaaatgtcgaaaaagaaagtttatgtGCGAGTTACTAGTTGCTCTAACCTCTATTCATTACGTTCTATTACGATCGagagtatacatataaagaatagaaaaatgagaagagacgagttttatatatatatatatattttttttttgatttttgttctcttcttcgtcgatcgataCACACAACTCTCGAATACTCGACGTCGTCGATTATGAAAcgttaatcaaattttttattcgtccgtACTATACACATTccatacgagagaaaagaaaaacagcaaATACATAGGGCGgccacacacgcacacgtacacgcgCACCATAATGACGATTCGATATCAAAGTGcgtcttatctctctctttgaaaagaaagaaagaaaaaaaaaagcaaaagataaaaaaaaaacaccaaaaaaaaaagtgaattaaaaaataaaaaagaaaaaatgtatcgaGTAATTTCTACTGTCGTTTCATGATACGCGCACATCGCgacgcacgtacatatatatatatatatatatatatatatatatatatatattatacaaaatacgcgatacacatacacacgtctGTATACACGCACCACACGCGTGCACGATCAAAGTGTACTTAAGTTCCGTATTTCTAAGAGATCaccttacgtatatacatatacacgagtAAAAATATGTGTACTCACCGTAgatgagagaaacgaagaggcAAACGATACTAC is drawn from Vespula pensylvanica isolate Volc-1 chromosome 10, ASM1446617v1, whole genome shotgun sequence and contains these coding sequences:
- the LOC122632516 gene encoding insulin-like growth factor-binding protein complex acid labile subunit isoform X2 yields the protein MTTMTTRTRRIARRDESFISSSSSCYDDDNNDQRFLRDASKMTGYVYEIISETPFVKKSSRKEESPQRHHRSVRPYSSRIERPVVKRGLHTWLGQACTKIYGRSSSGKNGLRLLLLACLIVMSNAGFCPNGCTCDDDTLVVSCVGASLEVIPIALNPSIQRLVLKENRIKTVEAAVFQFYGDLKNVDLSSNHLFNIPDGSFEAQKQVVELHLKHNKISALTEKTFQGLKSLTVLNLRDNYLESLKNGLFASLQKLEELDLGQNRISKVEPNAFQKLGTLRVLYLDDNQLRTIPSPALAPLNALAELHIGWNAFSTLPDDAFKGLEQLTILDVMGAGLDNISDGAFRGLNALRTLKLGGNKLREVPTKQLAVLPRLEELTLGQNFFTILRSGAFQGLSKLKKLDISGSKLLTTVERGAFSDNANLESLVLNSNKRLATMEDGSLAGLPNLRHLMLRDNAFTSFSESLVAWNELRRLDLSENPIVCDCSLMWLAEVLVPRNSSPVICAEPAESKGKSIKGMTPDELGCAFSDPRKQALLATLCAGGLALFTGLALILYYRCRRRVRDALKDYKWKNRGISRKEHEYQKTFSDDEYIVRSAHAHHHHHHHQTQNQPIPPHHHHHHLQQQQQQQHQLQQQQQQQQQQQQQHGQMTVGMKPIPVTEL
- the LOC122632516 gene encoding leucine-rich repeat and immunoglobulin-like domain containing-NOGO receptor-interacting protein 4 isoform X1, which codes for MTTMTTRTRRIARRDESFISSSSSCYDDDNNDQRFLRDASKMTGYVYEIISETPFVKVDNTTTTTTTTTTITTTTTTTTITATTTTTNANANANANANAITSIGLDENSDVIEHIAPVIPKSSRKEESPQRHHRSVRPYSSRIERPVVKRGLHTWLGQACTKIYGRSSSGKNGLRLLLLACLIVMSNAGFCPNGCTCDDDTLVVSCVGASLEVIPIALNPSIQRLVLKENRIKTVEAAVFQFYGDLKNVDLSSNHLFNIPDGSFEAQKQVVELHLKHNKISALTEKTFQGLKSLTVLNLRDNYLESLKNGLFASLQKLEELDLGQNRISKVEPNAFQKLGTLRVLYLDDNQLRTIPSPALAPLNALAELHIGWNAFSTLPDDAFKGLEQLTILDVMGAGLDNISDGAFRGLNALRTLKLGGNKLREVPTKQLAVLPRLEELTLGQNFFTILRSGAFQGLSKLKKLDISGSKLLTTVERGAFSDNANLESLVLNSNKRLATMEDGSLAGLPNLRHLMLRDNAFTSFSESLVAWNELRRLDLSENPIVCDCSLMWLAEVLVPRNSSPVICAEPAESKGKSIKGMTPDELGCAFSDPRKQALLATLCAGGLALFTGLALILYYRCRRRVRDALKDYKWKNRGISRKEHEYQKTFSDDEYIVRSAHAHHHHHHHQTQNQPIPPHHHHHHLQQQQQQQHQLQQQQQQQQQQQQQHGQMTVGMKPIPVTEL
- the LOC122632520 gene encoding E3 ubiquitin-protein ligase Smurf1-like — its product is MSVEESSSSLNGTGDDRAVAGSGSTVPGASGSGNNGSTGRSHYSNLSLRRTPQPPQLPSRGNDCIDRMHGESRIQNGIPGHHPPPPLPSRHQSTCSQSSYPTLPVNGHGAHHYHHYPRERDKDRSSTRERNNRDRDGGAGGGGGGGGGGGGLRADKHREAQLEMELHDGLDVAGIGTYRA